The Rhodocytophaga rosea genome has a segment encoding these proteins:
- a CDS encoding NfeD family protein: protein MNTINQFFMQNFSNPPVIWFVLGFILFILEFTMPGFILFFFAIGAWMVALLSLAFELSTNVQILTFLSISLLTILLFRKWIKKILWTKRFSGGLEDDFLGKTGVAETHISPGQDGKVGFKGTQWNARSADEIERGQQVTITGNESILLLVNAKKT from the coding sequence ATGAACACGATCAATCAGTTTTTCATGCAAAATTTTTCTAATCCGCCTGTCATCTGGTTTGTTTTAGGGTTTATCTTATTTATTCTGGAATTTACTATGCCAGGATTTATCCTTTTCTTTTTTGCCATCGGTGCCTGGATGGTTGCTTTGCTTTCTCTGGCTTTTGAACTTTCTACAAATGTACAGATTCTTACTTTTTTAAGTATTTCTCTCCTTACCATTTTGCTGTTCAGAAAGTGGATTAAAAAAATACTATGGACTAAACGTTTTTCAGGAGGGCTGGAAGATGATTTTTTGGGGAAAACCGGTGTGGCTGAAACCCATATTAGCCCTGGCCAGGATGGGAAAGTGGGTTTCAAAGGGACCCAATGGAATGCCCGGTCTGCAGACGAAATTGAAAGGGGCCAGCAAGTAACTATTACAGGCAATGAAAGCATTTTGTTGCTGGTGAATGCTAAAAAAACTTAA
- a CDS encoding SPFH domain-containing protein, with the protein MTPTTIILVLLTLFVLVTFLSSFKVVPQRSAYIVERLGKYSRTLEAGFHVLIPYIDRIAYKQNQKEQAIDVASQICITKDNIAVEVDGILYLQVIDPLKASYGIDNYKFAVVQISQTTMRSIIGKMELDKTFEERETVNASIVEAVDKASDPWGIKVSRYEVKNISPPQSIKDAMEKQMRAEREKRALIAESEGDKQAKINRAEGEKQETIARSEGEKQRRINEATGRATEIELVAVATAKGISEIAKSINEDGGMNAVNLRVAEQYLTEFGKLAKVNNTMIVPADLSDIAGVLTSITSVLNKTKVEPPLLANGNGKKISV; encoded by the coding sequence ATGACGCCAACTACTATTATACTCGTACTATTAACCCTTTTTGTGTTAGTTACTTTTCTTTCCAGCTTTAAAGTGGTACCACAGCGTTCGGCTTACATTGTGGAAAGGCTGGGTAAATATAGCCGTACCCTGGAAGCAGGCTTTCATGTGCTGATTCCTTATATAGATAGAATCGCCTATAAGCAAAACCAGAAAGAACAAGCCATTGATGTAGCCTCACAAATATGTATTACCAAAGATAATATTGCTGTGGAAGTAGATGGTATTTTATATCTGCAGGTGATTGATCCACTCAAAGCTTCCTATGGTATTGATAACTATAAGTTTGCTGTTGTACAAATTTCCCAAACCACCATGCGTAGCATTATTGGAAAAATGGAACTGGATAAAACTTTTGAGGAAAGGGAAACCGTCAACGCAAGTATTGTAGAAGCAGTGGATAAAGCCAGTGATCCTTGGGGAATAAAAGTGTCGCGTTATGAGGTAAAAAATATTTCTCCACCTCAAAGCATTAAAGATGCCATGGAAAAGCAGATGCGGGCTGAGCGGGAAAAAAGGGCCCTGATTGCAGAATCAGAGGGTGATAAGCAGGCAAAAATAAACAGGGCCGAAGGTGAAAAACAGGAAACCATAGCCCGTTCTGAAGGGGAAAAACAACGCCGGATAAATGAAGCAACAGGTAGAGCTACCGAAATAGAACTGGTAGCCGTAGCCACTGCCAAAGGCATAAGTGAAATAGCTAAGTCTATTAATGAAGATGGCGGCATGAATGCAGTAAACCTGAGGGTAGCCGAACAATACCTTACCGAATTTGGAAAACTGGCAAAAGTAAATAATACCATGATCGTTCCGGCAGATCTGTCTGATATTGCGGGCGTACTCACCAGCATTACTTCTGTATTGAATAAAACCAAAGTAGAGCCACCTTTGCTTGCAAATGGCAATGGAAAAAAAATAAGTGTCTGA
- a CDS encoding DUF6544 family protein — translation MRIAFIILVIAHGLIHLLGFKSFGLSEVKQLTQPIAKPFETVWLLTFILFVLAAIQFAFKHSYWWVFGLLAVVISQILIIFFWQDARFGTIANVIILMAVIIGYSTSAYYRKYQDDVKTGLQLASYFQPSDLTETDIQELPEPVKKYLRFTGSVGKPKVNNFKIEFTGKIRKDEQSEWMPFTSEQYNFMHTPTRLFFMKAIMKGMPVAGYHCFKNGYAFMDIRLLSLFKVQYQDGVEMDLSETVTFFNDMCCLAPPTLIDKRIKWLAVENNKVKASFTNNHITVFAWLYFNDKGELINFISDDRYSADAGKQLPWATPLKDYQEINGYRLMGNAETIYSYPDRDLVYGTFKLIRIEYNCID, via the coding sequence ATGAGAATAGCCTTTATTATACTCGTTATAGCTCATGGACTCATTCATTTATTGGGCTTTAAAAGCTTTGGGCTATCAGAAGTAAAACAACTGACACAACCTATTGCAAAACCTTTTGAAACGGTCTGGCTGCTTACCTTTATCCTTTTTGTACTGGCAGCGATCCAGTTTGCCTTTAAACATAGCTATTGGTGGGTATTTGGTTTACTAGCAGTAGTAATCTCCCAAATTCTGATCATTTTCTTCTGGCAAGATGCCAGATTCGGAACCATAGCCAATGTGATTATTCTGATGGCAGTAATCATCGGATATAGCACATCCGCTTATTATCGTAAATATCAAGATGATGTAAAAACTGGCTTGCAACTGGCATCCTATTTCCAACCTTCTGACCTGACAGAAACAGACATCCAAGAATTGCCCGAACCCGTAAAAAAATACCTTCGTTTTACAGGTTCTGTTGGCAAACCCAAAGTAAATAATTTTAAAATAGAATTTACCGGCAAAATCAGAAAGGATGAGCAATCGGAATGGATGCCTTTTACTTCAGAGCAGTATAATTTTATGCACACGCCAACCCGGCTGTTTTTTATGAAAGCCATCATGAAAGGCATGCCTGTTGCAGGGTATCACTGCTTTAAGAATGGATATGCTTTTATGGACATCAGGCTGTTATCCTTATTTAAAGTGCAGTATCAGGATGGAGTAGAAATGGATTTGTCGGAGACAGTTACCTTTTTCAATGACATGTGTTGTCTGGCTCCGCCTACCCTGATAGACAAGCGAATAAAGTGGTTAGCAGTGGAAAATAATAAAGTGAAAGCCTCCTTTACCAATAACCATATCACCGTTTTTGCCTGGCTGTATTTTAATGACAAAGGTGAACTGATAAACTTTATTTCTGATGACCGCTATTCGGCTGATGCAGGAAAGCAATTACCCTGGGCAACTCCATTGAAAGATTATCAGGAAATAAATGGATACAGACTGATGGGAAATGCCGAAACCATATACAGTTATCCCGATAGAGATTTAGTTTATGGAACTTTCAAACTTATCAGGATAGAATATAACTGCATCGATTAA
- a CDS encoding IS5 family transposase — MEILPKDTIDRYILANLSVGMRGKECSKELMREVVGLILYRLKTGCQWRFLPTKAFFTDKALSWQGVYYHFNEWVKDGSWSKVWMTILSVHKDKLDLSSIQLDGSHTICKQGGQAVGYQARKKANTTNNLFLADNQGQMLACATSQAGEHHDLFDITSLFEELCQILIKAGIDLNGLFLNADAGFDCKELRKVCKDKHIEANIAFNSRNTGSQNEQYQYFDEELYKCRKVIEHANAWMDSFKALLVRFEKKASSWLALLLIAFSVRFLRKIKQKTKS, encoded by the coding sequence ATGGAAATCTTACCTAAAGATACAATAGATAGGTATATATTAGCAAATTTGTCAGTAGGCATGAGAGGTAAAGAATGTAGCAAGGAACTGATGCGAGAAGTGGTAGGACTCATACTTTACCGGCTGAAAACAGGATGTCAGTGGAGGTTTCTGCCAACAAAAGCATTTTTTACAGATAAAGCCCTCAGCTGGCAAGGCGTTTACTATCATTTTAATGAATGGGTAAAAGATGGTTCCTGGAGCAAAGTATGGATGACTATCTTGTCAGTTCATAAGGATAAATTAGACTTGTCATCTATACAGCTGGATGGCAGCCATACAATTTGTAAGCAAGGAGGGCAAGCTGTAGGGTATCAGGCAAGAAAAAAAGCCAATACCACTAATAATTTGTTTTTAGCCGACAATCAAGGGCAAATGTTAGCCTGTGCAACTTCTCAGGCAGGCGAGCATCATGATTTATTTGATATTACAAGCCTGTTTGAAGAATTATGCCAGATCCTTATCAAGGCAGGTATTGACTTGAATGGGTTATTTCTCAATGCTGATGCAGGATTTGATTGCAAAGAGTTGAGAAAAGTATGTAAGGATAAACACATAGAAGCCAATATTGCCTTTAACTCAAGAAATACTGGAAGCCAAAATGAGCAGTATCAATATTTTGATGAAGAGTTATACAAGTGCAGGAAAGTTATAGAGCATGCTAATGCCTGGATGGACAGTTTCAAAGCTTTGCTAGTGAGATTTGAGAAAAAAGCTTCCTCATGGCTAGCTTTACTCCTAATAGCTTTTTCTGTTCGCTTCCTTCGTAAAATCAAACAGAAAACTAAATCCTAA
- a CDS encoding helix-turn-helix domain-containing protein → MKLYIKYMVSQRCKMLVKEELLKLGLRYVVLDLGMVELLEDITQEQHDQLKVNLLRSGLELLDDKKSILIDKIKNVIIEMVHYSDQLPKVNYSDFISEKLNYDYTYLSNIFSEVKGITIQQFIIIHKIERVKELLLYDELNLTEIAYQLHYSSVAHLSNQFKKVTGLSPSFFKQLKRKRKGNLENL, encoded by the coding sequence ATGAAGCTCTATATCAAATACATGGTAAGCCAACGGTGCAAAATGTTGGTGAAAGAAGAATTACTAAAACTTGGGCTTCGCTATGTAGTACTTGATTTGGGTATGGTTGAGCTATTAGAAGACATTACTCAAGAGCAGCACGATCAACTGAAAGTAAACCTTCTCCGTTCAGGCCTGGAACTGCTGGACGATAAAAAAAGTATTCTGATTGATAAAATCAAGAATGTGATTATCGAAATGGTTCATTATTCGGATCAATTACCAAAGGTGAATTATTCTGATTTCATCAGTGAAAAATTAAACTACGATTATACCTATCTATCCAATATTTTTTCAGAAGTAAAAGGCATCACTATACAGCAGTTTATCATCATCCATAAAATTGAGCGGGTAAAAGAATTGCTGCTCTATGACGAGCTGAACCTGACCGAGATTGCCTATCAACTCCATTACAGCAGTGTAGCCCATTTATCCAACCAGTTCAAAAAAGTTACCGGCCTGTCGCCTTCCTTTTTCAAGCAACTCAAGCGTAAGCGCAAAGGCAATCTGGAAAACCTGTAA
- a CDS encoding cupin domain-containing protein, with product MKKDKHDLSNSTGNNPILFPELEKSTVHIIVEIIEYVPNGVLSKTIIKKTTGNVTASSFDAGEELAEKTSPFDTYVQIIDGTAELHINDKQYKLRLGEGIVIPAHTKHSFNAYEQFKMISTVIKSGYED from the coding sequence ATGAAAAAAGATAAACATGATCTTAGTAATTCTACCGGCAATAATCCTATCCTTTTCCCTGAATTAGAAAAATCAACGGTACATATCATTGTTGAAATCATTGAATATGTTCCTAACGGGGTATTGAGCAAGACGATTATTAAAAAAACCACCGGCAATGTAACCGCTTCCTCCTTTGATGCCGGCGAAGAATTAGCCGAAAAGACTTCTCCCTTCGACACCTATGTACAGATCATTGATGGGACTGCCGAGTTGCATATAAATGATAAGCAATATAAGCTCAGGTTAGGAGAGGGAATAGTAATTCCTGCTCATACAAAGCACAGTTTTAATGCCTATGAGCAATTCAAAATGATATCCACAGTCATCAAAAGCGGATACGAGGACTAA
- a CDS encoding YceI family protein, with protein MKKICKPGFVWMTICVIMGFSHFTQSQSHYTITQTKESKMTMAGTSTLHDWDMTTQIFTGNAQFGFNPGNDGLNTLQSLTFSLVAQNLKSGQKGLDKNAYKALKTDQFQNIDYKLLSARVSPQKENQFLIKTQGNLTIAGITKQVSMDVYCEINKDSTITCRGSDKLKMSDYKVKPPTFMMGAMKTGDAITLDFTMVYKKEAGI; from the coding sequence ATGAAAAAGATATGTAAACCAGGTTTTGTATGGATGACTATTTGTGTAATAATGGGATTCTCTCATTTTACACAATCACAATCACACTATACGATTACCCAAACCAAAGAGAGCAAGATGACCATGGCAGGTACCTCTACCCTGCACGATTGGGACATGACTACTCAAATTTTTACCGGGAATGCACAGTTCGGCTTCAATCCAGGAAATGATGGGCTAAACACACTCCAATCTCTCACCTTCTCACTAGTGGCTCAGAACCTAAAAAGTGGACAGAAGGGATTGGATAAGAATGCTTATAAAGCCTTGAAGACAGATCAGTTTCAAAACATTGATTACAAACTATTGTCGGCAAGGGTATCTCCCCAAAAAGAAAACCAATTCCTTATTAAAACACAGGGCAATCTCACAATTGCAGGTATTACAAAACAGGTAAGTATGGATGTGTATTGTGAGATCAATAAAGATTCAACCATTACGTGCAGGGGATCAGATAAATTGAAGATGAGTGATTATAAGGTGAAACCACCCACTTTTATGATGGGGGCTATGAAAACAGGAGATGCCATTACGCTGGATTTTACGATGGTATACAAAAAAGAAGCAGGCATCTAA